Proteins encoded by one window of Manihot esculenta cultivar AM560-2 chromosome 10, M.esculenta_v8, whole genome shotgun sequence:
- the LOC110624458 gene encoding uncharacterized protein At2g39920 produces the protein MSAYAHQMEREFSARSLSSRGGSEVGSHYVIESGFYMTSFAATIFIGALVTVGVLFITLLIALTVMLQTCENRSKGVIEIQKPNDDYNYCKIFALHAEFNNLGLEDFPSICRSLAIEHIKGGQYERELNSTMQLVEKYFDSFVPLDDGLDVVLMDIDDILPSNPQYDHPLMNRLNQYGCKYCFEEAKHLKEMIFLRLYTELQAKGWSFILLSRKPETLQNATIEHLISAGYRNWYSVIMRLNDDMEMDSREYILRRRMIMQKKGFRVSGVISSQMDVFTGPFSGQRIFKLPNPMCYFLDHHPMEILYAPK, from the exons ATGTCAGCTTATGCACATCAAATGGAGAGGGAGTTCTCTGCTCGGAGTCTCTCAAGTAGAGGAGGATCTG AGGTGGGAAGCcattatgtgatagagtcagGGTTCTACATGACTTCTTTTGCTGCAACAATCTTCATTGGTGCTCTTGTAACTGTTGGAGTTCTATTCATCACTCTGCTGATTGCTTTAACAGTAATGTTGCAAACCTGTGAGAATAGAAGTAAAGGTGTTATTGAGATTCAAAAACCAAATGATGATTACAATTACTGCAAGATTTTTGCTCTGCATGCAGAGTTCAACAACTTGGGACTGGAGGATTTCCCTTCAATTTGCAGGAGTCTTGCTATTGAGCACATCAAAGGAGGTCAATATGAGAGAGAATTAAACAGTACTATGCAATTGGTTGAGAAATACTTTGACAGTTTTGTTCCATTAGATGATGGTCTAGATGTGGTATTGATGGACATAGATGAcattcttccttcaaatcctcaATACGACCATCCCTTGATGAACCG ACTAAATCAGTATGGCTGTAAGTATTGCTTTGAAGAAGCAAAACATTTGAAGGAAATGATTTTTCTAAGATTATATACAGAACTTCAAGCTAAAGGGTGGTCTTTCATTTTGTtatcaagaaagccagagaCGCTACAAAATGCCACCATAGAGCACCTTATTTCTGCAGGATACAGAAATTGGTATTCAGTGATTATGAG ATTGAATGATGACATGGAAATGGATAGTCGTGAATATATTTTGAGACGAAGAATGATAATGCAGAAAAAGGGCTTTCGTGTCTCAGGTGTAATTAGCAGCCAGATGGATGTATTTACAGGCCCCTTTTCAGGACAGCGCATTTTTAAGCTTCCTAATCCGATGTGTTATTTTCTCGATCATCATCCGATGGAGATCTTGTATGCACCAAAATGA
- the LOC110624457 gene encoding uncharacterized protein At2g39910 isoform X2, producing the protein MKNQPGVVIESHKMSNSLSVLHNHLTQLSDAILDLLSTVNYTPREGSNVSTKSMLESLLSSQNFKPNPEITETQFHNSIKDFALACALLSSSQTSTHELLLWIPNELSVMATEGFKEFSRMYFGSVCGSRNEKRVCELLGLDCGLLSEEKRLVVVLMPEVLPELKGSIKESCIDKGTDGDEVSAASARAPVGFAIVAACQCRWFVSQVDYPHLGKVSNLVIPCGLTALDHWSPEVKNIASADEIWYQVVEMSVLLVTCIQQSNPRSPWFERMLNEMLSHLERQPRNKDRRVAWLTFIEPLLHSVGLVLLAHFRRIFPLFFQWMHADDDETVLLVLKRVQTIIRLTWIRSTPYVERLVDELVVLYKEAALKKAREEIRKHVLEILVLLHHCKGLQFEATWEKHRDDPNLTTLSSSLREIYCE; encoded by the exons ATGAAAAATCAACCGGGCGTTGTAATTGAGAGCCATAAAATGTCAAATTCGCTCTCAGTTCTCCATAATCATCTAACTCA GTTATCGGATGCCATACTGGACCTTCTCTCCACAGTAAACTACACACCTCGAGAAGGCTCCAATGTCTCTACCAAATCCATGCTTGAATCTCTTCTCTCTAGCCAAAACTTTAAGCCTAACCCTGAAATCACTGAAACCCAATTCCACAATTCAATCAAGGACTTCGCTTTAGCTTGTGCCTTACTGTCCTCCTCTCAGACTTCGACCCATGAATTGCTTTTGTGGATACCCAATGAACTCTCGGTCATGGCTACCGAGGGATTTAAGGAATTTTCGAGGATGTATTTCGGGAGTGTTTGTGGGAGTAGAAATGAGAAGAGAGTTTGTGAATTGTTGGGTTTGGATTGTGGTTTGTTGAGTGAAGAGAAGAGGTTGGTGGTGGTGTTGATGCCTGAGGTTTTGCCTGAGTTGAAAGGGAGTATTAAGGAGAGTTGTATTGATAAGGGCACTGATGGGGATGAGGTTTCTGCTGCCTCAGCTCGGGCTCCGGTTGGATTTGCCATTGTGGCTGCCTGTCAGTGTAGATGGTTTGTTAGTCAG GTTGATTATCCACATTTGGGAAAAGTGTCTAATTTGGTGATTCCTTGTGGGTTGACTGCTCTTGATCACTGGTCACCGGAGGTGAAA AATATTGCTTCTGCTGATGAGATATGGTATCAAGTAGTTGAGATGTCGGTACTTCTTGTGACATGTATCCAGCAAAGCAATCCTCGTAGTCCATG GTTTGAGAGGATGCTCAATGAGATGTTAAGTCACTTGGAACGCCAACCAAGAAATAAGGATCGCCGCGTTGCATGGCTTACATTTATAGAACCACTTCTCCATTCTGTTGGTCTTGTGTTATTAGCTCATTTTAGGCGGATTTTTCCTCTTTTCTTTCAGTGGATGCATGCTGATGACGATGaaactgttctactg GTTCTTAAAAGGGTCCAAACGATTATAAGGCTAACATGGATAAGGAGCACACCTTATGTTGAAAG ATTGGTGGATGAACTCGTTGTGCTATACAAGGAAGCGGCATTGAAAAAAGCTCGAGAAGAAATTAGAAAACATGTTCTTGAGATCCTGGTCTTGCTCCATCA CTGCAAGGGCCTGCAATTTGAAGCAACCTGGGAAAAGCACAGGGATGATCCAAATTTGACAACCCTTAGTTCCTCATTGAGGGAAATATATTGTGAATAA
- the LOC110624457 gene encoding uncharacterized protein At2g39910 isoform X1, translated as MKNQPGVVIESHKMSNSLSVLHNHLTQLSDAILDLLSTVNYTPREGSNVSTKSMLESLLSSQNFKPNPEITETQFHNSIKDFALACALLSSSQTSTHELLLWIPNELSVMATEGFKEFSRMYFGSVCGSRNEKRVCELLGLDCGLLSEEKRLVVVLMPEVLPELKGSIKESCIDKGTDGDEVSAASARAPVGFAIVAACQCRWFVSQVDYPHLGKVSNLVIPCGLTALDHWSPEVKGQGMISFIHLAKNLNAAEFGVYEDVILDACCQNIASADEIWYQVVEMSVLLVTCIQQSNPRSPWFERMLNEMLSHLERQPRNKDRRVAWLTFIEPLLHSVGLVLLAHFRRIFPLFFQWMHADDDETVLLVLKRVQTIIRLTWIRSTPYVERLVDELVVLYKEAALKKAREEIRKHVLEILVLLHHCKGLQFEATWEKHRDDPNLTTLSSSLREIYCE; from the exons ATGAAAAATCAACCGGGCGTTGTAATTGAGAGCCATAAAATGTCAAATTCGCTCTCAGTTCTCCATAATCATCTAACTCA GTTATCGGATGCCATACTGGACCTTCTCTCCACAGTAAACTACACACCTCGAGAAGGCTCCAATGTCTCTACCAAATCCATGCTTGAATCTCTTCTCTCTAGCCAAAACTTTAAGCCTAACCCTGAAATCACTGAAACCCAATTCCACAATTCAATCAAGGACTTCGCTTTAGCTTGTGCCTTACTGTCCTCCTCTCAGACTTCGACCCATGAATTGCTTTTGTGGATACCCAATGAACTCTCGGTCATGGCTACCGAGGGATTTAAGGAATTTTCGAGGATGTATTTCGGGAGTGTTTGTGGGAGTAGAAATGAGAAGAGAGTTTGTGAATTGTTGGGTTTGGATTGTGGTTTGTTGAGTGAAGAGAAGAGGTTGGTGGTGGTGTTGATGCCTGAGGTTTTGCCTGAGTTGAAAGGGAGTATTAAGGAGAGTTGTATTGATAAGGGCACTGATGGGGATGAGGTTTCTGCTGCCTCAGCTCGGGCTCCGGTTGGATTTGCCATTGTGGCTGCCTGTCAGTGTAGATGGTTTGTTAGTCAG GTTGATTATCCACATTTGGGAAAAGTGTCTAATTTGGTGATTCCTTGTGGGTTGACTGCTCTTGATCACTGGTCACCGGAGGTGAAA GGACAGGGCATGATTAGCTTCATACATCTTGCAAAAAATTTGAATGCTGCTGAGTTCGGTGTTTATGAGGATGTGATTCTTGATGCATGCTGCCAGAATATTGCTTCTGCTGATGAGATATGGTATCAAGTAGTTGAGATGTCGGTACTTCTTGTGACATGTATCCAGCAAAGCAATCCTCGTAGTCCATG GTTTGAGAGGATGCTCAATGAGATGTTAAGTCACTTGGAACGCCAACCAAGAAATAAGGATCGCCGCGTTGCATGGCTTACATTTATAGAACCACTTCTCCATTCTGTTGGTCTTGTGTTATTAGCTCATTTTAGGCGGATTTTTCCTCTTTTCTTTCAGTGGATGCATGCTGATGACGATGaaactgttctactg GTTCTTAAAAGGGTCCAAACGATTATAAGGCTAACATGGATAAGGAGCACACCTTATGTTGAAAG ATTGGTGGATGAACTCGTTGTGCTATACAAGGAAGCGGCATTGAAAAAAGCTCGAGAAGAAATTAGAAAACATGTTCTTGAGATCCTGGTCTTGCTCCATCA CTGCAAGGGCCTGCAATTTGAAGCAACCTGGGAAAAGCACAGGGATGATCCAAATTTGACAACCCTTAGTTCCTCATTGAGGGAAATATATTGTGAATAA